From a single Bdellovibrionota bacterium genomic region:
- the purN gene encoding phosphoribosylglycinamide formyltransferase: MTENRPALAVFASGNGSNLQALIDGSKTAGWPAEIRVVVSDKKDAFALERAKNANIEAVWFSPKQYASREAYDLGLVELLRQRSIDWVILAGFMRILSPVFVRPYLGKMINVHPALLPKYPGTHSIERAFQAGEKEVGVTVHFVDEGVDTGPIIVQEAIPVQPGETLEQLTGRVHDVEHRIFPEAIRDVILGRVKFVRNIG; the protein is encoded by the coding sequence ATGACGGAAAATCGTCCCGCTCTGGCCGTGTTCGCCTCGGGAAACGGCTCCAACCTTCAAGCGCTTATCGACGGTTCGAAAACCGCCGGCTGGCCGGCGGAGATTCGCGTCGTGGTGTCCGACAAGAAAGACGCTTTTGCATTGGAGCGGGCCAAAAATGCGAATATTGAAGCCGTTTGGTTTTCTCCGAAACAATATGCATCGCGCGAAGCGTACGATTTGGGGCTGGTGGAGCTGCTTCGGCAACGTTCCATCGATTGGGTGATTCTCGCGGGTTTTATGCGTATCCTGAGCCCGGTTTTCGTGCGGCCGTATCTCGGAAAGATGATCAATGTCCATCCCGCGCTGCTTCCCAAATATCCCGGGACACATTCGATTGAACGGGCGTTTCAGGCGGGCGAAAAGGAGGTCGGCGTCACCGTGCATTTTGTGGACGAAGGTGTGGACACGGGGCCGATCATCGTCCAAGAGGCCATTCCGGTTCAGCCGGGCGAAACGCTGGAGCAGCTCACGGGTCGCGTGCACGACGTGGAACATCGAATTTTTCCGGAAGCGATCCGGGATGTCATCTTGGGCCGCGTAAAGTTCGTGAGGAACATCGGATGA
- a CDS encoding TRAP transporter TatT component family protein codes for MRTRLTILLILLASLISGCSLKNLSVKATSELLPPGLEVFESEADIQLAHEAAAAQIKLMETLHRSDPRRAEVLLALTRALGSYAFAFLEWEAESNADVRKRAASLYNRGAGHGLELLDLKLGGGTALLARSGSLEAFKSRLEGAKKEDVPALFWTAYDWAGAIRKSADSPRAVAELPRAVALAERALKLDPGYHYGAIHLFFGVYFAERPPLLGGDPKQAEKHFSEAVSVGGGKYVMAKYLWAKTYAVRIQDAKLFEKLLKEVMNTPDDLLPEQRLAQEIAKDWARKLLKQKPNYFGES; via the coding sequence ATGAGAACGCGGCTTACAATCCTTCTCATCCTTCTGGCCTCTCTGATCAGCGGCTGTTCGCTGAAAAACCTAAGTGTGAAAGCCACGTCCGAGCTGTTGCCGCCCGGTTTGGAGGTTTTCGAGAGTGAGGCCGACATCCAGCTCGCCCATGAAGCGGCGGCGGCCCAAATCAAATTGATGGAGACGCTTCATCGGAGCGACCCTAGGCGGGCCGAAGTTCTTCTCGCCCTCACTCGGGCGCTCGGCAGTTACGCGTTCGCCTTTCTGGAATGGGAAGCCGAATCCAACGCCGACGTTCGAAAGCGGGCGGCAAGCCTTTATAATCGCGGCGCCGGTCACGGTTTGGAGCTGCTCGATCTGAAGCTGGGCGGCGGGACGGCCCTCTTGGCTCGTTCCGGATCCTTGGAAGCCTTCAAATCGCGATTGGAGGGAGCGAAAAAAGAAGACGTCCCGGCTCTCTTTTGGACGGCCTACGATTGGGCGGGGGCCATACGGAAAAGCGCGGATTCCCCGCGCGCCGTTGCTGAATTGCCCCGCGCCGTCGCTTTAGCGGAGAGGGCGTTGAAATTGGATCCCGGTTACCATTACGGGGCGATCCATCTTTTCTTTGGCGTTTACTTCGCCGAGCGGCCGCCGTTGCTCGGAGGAGACCCCAAACAAGCCGAGAAACATTTTTCGGAAGCCGTGAGCGTTGGCGGCGGAAAGTACGTCATGGCAAAATATCTTTGGGCCAAGACGTACGCGGTTCGGATTCAAGACGCTAAATTGTTCGAGAAGCTGTTGAAGGAAGTGATGAACACTCCCGATGACCTTTTACCCGAACAGCGCCTGGCCCAGGAGATTGCGAAAGATTGGGCCCGCAAGCTTCTAAAACAAAAACCAAATTACTTTGGAGAAAGCTGA
- the dctP gene encoding TRAP transporter substrate-binding protein DctP produces the protein MPKLISTFVVVLIVAMSAAAAEPKILIKIATVAPQGTTWVNELQKMDQKLRSESQDEVGLKIYAGGVLGDESDVVRKIRVGQVHGAAFTGMGLGQLLPEVRIFELPFLARTDSDIDRLTDQLFPRFEKGFLSKKFVLLGFVPIGFVYIFSSTPISSLDALKKGKVWVWEGDPLARGLFSAGGVAGIPLVLPDVLSSLQTRLIDTVYGTPLGAIALQWHTRVKYRTDFAITHAMGALLVAEAQFSKLSAKSKEILKTESRDLCRRLAEASRKENAEALTILTSQGVQTVAVSVAEQNRFIAIGDKVATDQVGKLYPKDLLEQARSVVRSGAKP, from the coding sequence ATGCCCAAGCTCATTTCTACGTTTGTCGTTGTTCTGATCGTTGCCATGAGCGCCGCGGCGGCGGAGCCAAAAATTCTCATCAAGATTGCCACGGTGGCGCCGCAGGGGACGACGTGGGTCAATGAGCTTCAGAAGATGGATCAGAAGCTCCGGAGCGAAAGTCAGGATGAAGTCGGCCTAAAAATTTACGCGGGCGGAGTTCTGGGTGACGAGTCGGATGTGGTCCGGAAGATCCGCGTGGGCCAGGTGCACGGGGCAGCGTTCACGGGAATGGGCTTGGGACAGCTCCTTCCGGAAGTCCGGATTTTTGAGCTTCCGTTTCTGGCTCGAACGGATTCGGATATCGATCGACTGACGGATCAATTGTTCCCGCGATTCGAAAAGGGATTTTTATCGAAAAAGTTTGTTCTCCTCGGCTTCGTTCCGATTGGTTTTGTCTACATCTTTTCTTCAACGCCGATTTCTTCGTTGGATGCGCTCAAGAAAGGGAAGGTCTGGGTCTGGGAAGGTGATCCTTTGGCGCGAGGATTGTTTTCAGCGGGCGGCGTTGCGGGAATCCCCTTGGTGCTCCCGGACGTTCTCTCGTCCCTTCAAACGCGCCTCATCGATACGGTTTACGGAACGCCTCTCGGCGCGATCGCGCTCCAATGGCACACACGTGTGAAATACCGGACCGATTTTGCAATCACGCACGCCATGGGGGCCCTCCTAGTCGCCGAGGCCCAGTTTTCAAAGCTTTCCGCCAAGTCGAAGGAAATTCTTAAGACGGAGTCGCGCGATCTTTGCAGGCGGCTGGCCGAGGCATCGCGCAAAGAAAATGCCGAAGCCCTCACAATATTGACGAGCCAAGGCGTACAGACGGTCGCGGTCTCCGTGGCGGAGCAAAATCGATTCATCGCTATAGGAGATAAGGTCGCGACAGATCAGGTGGGCAAACTCTATCCAAAGGATCTTTTGGAACAGGCACGCAGTGTCGTCCGAAGCGGTGCCAAGCCGTAG
- a CDS encoding type II toxin-antitoxin system RelE/ParE family toxin codes for MRKRTWKVLWDRRVQKELDRLPGHIRDKFQGWVEAVERAGMEEVRKLKGYHDEPLHGQRRGQRSIRLSRGYRAIYEERADHTVMVARVIEVSKHGY; via the coding sequence ATGAGGAAGCGGACGTGGAAAGTCCTGTGGGACAGGCGGGTTCAAAAGGAGCTCGACAGACTTCCGGGGCATATTCGGGACAAGTTCCAGGGCTGGGTTGAAGCCGTTGAACGGGCGGGCATGGAGGAGGTCAGGAAACTGAAGGGATACCACGACGAGCCGCTCCACGGTCAGCGTCGGGGACAAAGATCGATTCGATTGAGTCGCGGGTATCGGGCGATCTATGAGGAACGGGCGGACCACACCGTCATGGTGGCCCGGGTTATAGAGGTGAGCAAACATGGGTACTGA
- a CDS encoding helix-turn-helix transcriptional regulator, giving the protein MGTERQLYGLKDLEKKYGRLTVGRFLRSWRLSEGFSQKVFAKKLRISAANLCDIEKERKGVSVAKAHEIAKAIGYPPSVLVQMALQEEVALSGLKYSVQVKSAA; this is encoded by the coding sequence ATGGGTACTGAACGACAACTTTATGGATTGAAGGATTTGGAGAAAAAATATGGTCGATTGACCGTGGGTCGTTTTCTGCGATCCTGGCGCCTTTCGGAGGGTTTTTCGCAAAAAGTGTTCGCGAAGAAGCTCCGAATATCGGCAGCTAATCTTTGTGACATCGAAAAGGAGCGTAAGGGTGTGAGCGTAGCCAAGGCACATGAGATTGCCAAGGCGATCGGTTATCCACCTTCGGTTCTGGTACAGATGGCGCTTCAGGAGGAAGTAGCCTTATCCGGATTGAAATATTCGGTTCAGGTGAAATCGGCTGCTTGA
- a CDS encoding DUF4258 domain-containing protein, producing MKRSKKKIESLMEAIRRSLDSGNYLDTRHAHERQEERRITRPEVLYVLRYGHHEAKKDRFDEPFKAWNYAVRGKTIDRRDLRIIVSFDESAMLIITAIEIGR from the coding sequence ATGAAAAGGTCAAAGAAAAAGATTGAAAGCCTGATGGAGGCGATTCGTAGATCGCTCGATTCAGGAAATTACTTGGACACGAGGCATGCACATGAAAGACAGGAAGAACGAAGAATTACGCGTCCTGAGGTTCTTTACGTTCTTCGTTATGGGCATCACGAGGCCAAGAAAGATAGGTTCGACGAGCCGTTTAAAGCTTGGAACTACGCCGTGAGAGGAAAAACCATTGATCGAAGAGATTTAAGGATCATAGTTTCGTTTGACGAGTCTGCCATGCTTATCATCACGGCAATCGAGATAGGGAGATAG